CGACCAGGTCCATGGGGAGGGCCGCGTCGGCGAGGATCTGCCGCAGCTCCGTGATCTTTCCGGCGTTACGGGTGGCGAGGATCAGGCGTGTCATGGCGTCCAGTATCCCGGGCGCGCCCGCGGCCGTTCACGCCGTTCACGACGGTTACGACGTGCAGACCTTCGTCAGTTCGCTCGCCGCGTCCGTGACGCCGCTGATGTCGGGGGTCGCGTCGCCGTTCTTGATGGCCGAACGGACGCTGTCCACGGCCTTGTTGAGGTCGTTGACCGCCTTGTTGACGTCGGTGTTGTCCGTCTTGTTGCCGAGGTCGTCGAGGCTCTTGTCGATCGACGCGAGGGCTTCGTCCGCCTGGGTCGGGTCGTTCGCCGCGTTCTGGACGGCGTTCTGGAGGTTGGAGACGCTGGTGGCGACGGCGTCGGCGGTCTGGACGCAGTCCAGGGCCTTGTTGACTGCGTCGCATCCGGTGGTGAGCCCGGCGGTCAGCGCGACGGCGGCCACGGTGGCGGCGATGGCGGTGGTGCGGCGGCCGGGTCGGCGGCTCACGGCCATGGTGGTGGTTCCCCTCGTTCGGTGATCGTTCGTGATCGGTCGGGGCGCGACGGTGGGAGTGGGACGGCGATGTCCCGTGCGTTCGTGCGGTCGGCCCCTGACAGCTGGCCGGGCGCACAGCGGTGTGCCGTACGCCCGTACCGATGAAGACGCGATGCCTGGCGGTGCGGTTGCCCGCGACCCGAACCCTACTTGGTGAACCCTTTACCTTTCCAGGGCGGTGTCCAGTGCCTTGCGCTGGAGGGCCGCCAGGTCCGCGCAGCCGGCGACCGCGAGGTCGAGAATGGAGTTCAGCTCGTCCCGGGCGAACGGTTCGGCTTCGGCGGTGCCCTGGACCTCGACGAAGCGGCCGTCTCCGGTGCAGACGACGTTCATGTCGGTCTCCGCGCGGACGTCCTCCTCGTAGCAGAGGTCCAGCAGCGGCACTCCGCCCACGATGCCGACCGAGACCGCGCTCACCGTGCCGGTGAGGGGCTGGCGGTTGTTGCGGATCAGCTTCTTGCCCTGGGCCCAGGTGATGGCGTCGGCGAGGGCGACGTAGGCGCCGGTGATGGCGGCCGTGCGGGTGCCGCCGTCGGCCTGGAGGACGTCACAGTCGAGGACGATCGTGTTCTCGCCGAGCGCCTTGTAGTCGATGACCGCGCGCAGGGAGCGGCCGATGAGGCGGCTGATCTCGTGCGTACGGCCGCCGATCTTGCCGCGGACCGACTCGCGGTCGCCGCGGGTGTTGGTGGCGCGCGGGAGCATCGAGTATTCGGCGGTGACCCAGCCCTCGCCGCTGCCCTTGCGCCAACGCGGGACGCCCTCGGTGACGGAGGCGGTGCAGAAGACCTTCGTGTCGCCGAAGGAGACGAGGACGGAGCCCTCGGCATGCTTGCTCCACCCGCGTTCGATGGTGACGGGGCGGAGTTGTTCGGGCGTGCGGCCGTCGATACGTGACATGGCGACGAGCCTAGCCGCAACGGGGAAAGGGGCCCTTCCCGTGGTGGGGAAGGGCCCCTTCAGGGGTGAACACCTGTACTGGGTACGGGAATTCGAGCCTGGGATCTACATCATGTCTTCGATGTCGGCCGCGATGGGGTCGGCGTCCGTGCCGATGACGACCTGGATGGCGGTGCCCATCTTGACGACGCCGTGGGCGCCGGCGGCCTTGAGGGCGGCGTCGTTGACCAGTGCGGGGTCGATGACCTCGCAGCGGAGGCGGGTGATGCAGCCTTCGACTTCTTCGATGTTGTCGAGGCCGCCGAGTCCGGCGACGATCTTCTCTGCCTTGGTGGACATGTCCTACTCCCTGGTCCGAACCGCTTTGTCGCAGTAACCCACAGTTGGCCGATCTTCGCGAGCGGTCATGGCGTGCCTCCCGAAGGATGGGTTTCACGACACGGTACGACCGTTCGTCGCCGACTGGTCTACACCAGTCGGACGGGAGTCTCCAAACCCGGTCTCGACATCCGCGAGGACGCCCATGAGTGCCGGCACGGTTCGACGGTGCTCGCGGCGGTCGCCGGACCCCTCGTCCACTACGTGATCTTCCGGTTCGCGAGTCTGCGGTTCGACCTGAAGACGCCGGGCAGGGAGGGGAGGAGGAGGTCGAGGACGTCACCAAGGTCTGAGGTCCGAAGATCACCGATTTCCCGTGCAAATCGTGGGTTCCTTATGCGGCCTTCACCGTGCTACAACATGGTCTACACCACTGAGTGGTGTAGACCATGTACTCGTTGGAGGAAGTATGAGCACCGCCACCGCGACGGCGGTCCCCTCGAAAAAGAGGGGATCCGGCCTGTTCCAGGGCCTGCAGAAGGTCGGCCGCAGCCTGCAGCTCCCGATCGCCGTACTTCCGGCGGCGGGTCTCCTGCTCCGGCTCGGCCAGGCTGACTCCCAGGAGAGGTTCCACATCCCAGCCGATGTGGCGAAGGTGTTCGCCGGAGCGGGCGGCGCCCTGCTGGACGGCTCCTTCGGTCTGCCCCTGCTGTTCTGTATAGGCGTGGCCATCGGCTTCGCGAAGAAGTCCGACGGCTCGACGGCGCTGGCCGCCGTGGTCGGGTTCCTCACCTACTACGCGGTGATCCACCAGTACCCGATCAAGGACGGCCACGACGGCGCCACCTACACCGGGACCGGACTCGGCGGCGGCTTCTGGCAGAAGGGCACCGAGGCCGCGCAGGCCGCGACCTTCGAGAACCCGGGCGTCCTCGGCGGCATCATCCTCGGCCTCCTGACGGCGGTCCTCTGGCAGCGCTACCACCGCAAGCAACTCGTCGACTGGCTCGGCTTCTTCAACGGCCGCCGGCTCGTGCCGATCATCACGGCCGCCCTCGGTACCGTGCTCGGTGTCCTGGTCGTCGTGGGCTGGCAGCCCATCGGTGATGTCATCACCAACTTCGGCGAGTGGATGACCGGTCTGGGTTCCTTCGGCGCCGCGCTCTTCGGTCTCATCAACCGTGCGCTGATCCCGATCGGCATGCACCAGTTCGTGAACTCGGTGGCCTGGTTCCAGATCGGCGACTTCACCAACTCCGCCGGCACGGTCTTCCACGGCGACCTTCCGCGCTTCTTCGGCGGCGACCCGTCCGCCGGTATGTTCATGACCGGCTTCTTCCCGATCATGATGTTCGGTCTGCCGGCCGCCGCCCTCGCGATCGCGCACTCCGCCCGGCCCGAGCGTCGCAAGGCCGTGCTGGGCATGATGATGTCGATGGCGCTGACCTCGTTCGTCACGGGTGTCACCGAGCCGATCGAGTTCACCTTCATGTTCATCGCCCCGGTGCTGTACGCCATCCACGCGGTCCTCACCGCGATCTCGATGGCCGTGACCTGGGCTCTGGGCATGCACATGGGCTTCAGCTTCTCGGCCGGCTTCATCGACGTCTTCATCAACTGGGGCATCTCCACCAAGCCCTGGCTGCTGATCCCCGTCGGCCTGGTCTTCGGCGCCGTCTACTACTTCGTCTTCCGCTTCGCCATCACCAAGTTCAACCTCCCCACCCCCGGCCGCGAGCCCGAGGAGGAGGTCGAGGACCTCACCAAGGCGTGAGAGCCCGGCCGTACGGCCGTACCGCATGAGAAGGGCCCCGGGACCGACCAGGTTCCGGGGTCTGCGTGTGCCTACGCGGCGTCAGATCTCGTACGTCACCCGTGGCGTCGCCAGTTCCACCGGCCCCCGGAACTCCTCGCGCGCGTCGGCCAGGTTGACCTGCGGGTCGGTCCACGGGGGGATGTGGGTCAGGACGAGCTTGTGCGCGCCCGCGCGTTTCGCCGTCTGGCCCGCCTCGCGGCCGTTGAGGTGCAGGTCCGGGATGTTCTCCTTGCCGTGCGTGAACGCGGCCTCGCAGAGGAACAGGTCGGTGTTCCGGGCGAGTTGCTCCAGCGTGGCACTGACGCCGGTGTCCCCGGAGTACGTCAGGGACTTCCCGGCGTGCTCGATACGGATGCCGTACGCCTCCACCGGGTGACGCACCCGCTCGGTGTGGACGGTGAAGGGCCCGATGTCGAAGGTGCTCGGCTTGACCGTGTGGAAGTCGAAGACCTCGCTCATGGAGGAGGCGGTGGGGGTGTCGGCGTAGGCGGTGGTGAGACGGTGCTCGGTGCCTTCGGGGCCGTAGACCGGGATCGGATCGCAGCGACCGCCATCGTGGCGGTAGTACCGTGCGACGAAGTACGCGCACATGTCGATGCAGTGATCGGCGTGCAGATGGCTGAGAAAGATCGCGTCGAGGTCGTAGAGACCGCAGTGGCGCTGCAACTCGCCAAGGGCACCGTTGCCCATGTCGAGAAGCAGCCGGAAGCCGTCGGCCTCTACGAGGTAGCTCGAACAGGCCGATTCCGCGGACGGGAACGACCCTGAGCAGCCGACGACGGTGAGCTTCATAAAGCAGAAACCTCCGCTGGCGGGGAGCGTCAAACAAACGTGACGGGGTTCTTGCGGTGCTGTCGAGCGTAAGGCGCAAAACCCCCCGTCGCTCCTCCGTCAAGGGCCGTTGTGGGCGAACTCACCTGTGCTGTCACCGGTTCGGCTGGACGTGAAGCGCAGGTAGGGCGGGCGACGTGCGGAGTGCGCCGGTACCGTCTTCCGTATGGACACGTCATGGTGGCTCGCCCTGGCGGCCGTCGTGCTGCTCGCGCTGGTCGCGGCGCTGGTGGACGGCTGGGGGCGCGGGCATCGGCCCCCGAGGCGCGGGGGCAGGCCGCCGGGGCGGCCCGGGGAGCCGAAAGGGCAGCGGGGGCGGTCGGCGCGGCCCCGGCCCGCGGAGATCTGGTGGGCGAACGTGCCCTTCGAGGACGGCCCGGGGGGCAAGGACCGGCCGTGTCTGGTGCTCGCGGTGCGCGGGCGGCGCGCGACGGTCGCGAAGATCACCAGCAAGTACCACGACGAGCGGCCGGGGGTGATTCCGCTGCCGCCGGGCGCGGTGGGCGACGCCCAGGGCCGGACGAGTTTCCTGGAGACGGACGAGCTGCGTGACCTGCCAGTTCAGGAGTTCCGGCGGCGGGTGGGGGTGGTGGACCCGGCCCTGTGGGACCAGGTCCGACACCTCGCGTCGTAGTGCGGAACCCGAACAGGTTCACGATGGGCCGGTCAGGGGCTCACGCCCAGAGCTGGCCCTGCAGTGTCTCGATGGCTTCCTCTGTCGTGGCCGCCGTGTAGACGCCCGTCGAGAGGTATTTCCAGCCACCGTCGGCGACGACGAAGGCGATGTCCGCGCTCTCGCCCGCCTTGACCGCCTTGTTGCCGACGCCGATCGCGGCGTGCAGCGCGGCGCCGGTGGAGACGCCCGCGAAGATGCCCTCCTGCTGGAGGAGTTCACGGGTGCGGGTGACCGCGTCCGCCGAGCCGACGGAGAAACGGGTGGTGAGGACGGAGGCGTCGTACAGCTCGGGTACGAAGCCCTCGTCGAGGTTGCGCAGGCCGTACACCAGGTCGTCGTAGCGCGGTTCGGCGGCGACGATCTTCACGTCCGGCTTGTGCTCGCGGAGGTAGCGGCCGACGCCCATGAGCGTCCCGGTCGTGCCGAGGCCTGCCACGAAGTGGGTGATGGAGGGGAGGTCGGTGAGGATCTCCGGGCCGGTGGTGGCGTAGTGGGCGCCCGCGTTGTCCGGGTTGCCGTACTGGTAGAGCATCACCCAGTCCGGGTGCTCGGCGGCGAGCTCCTTGGCGACCCGTACGGCCGTGTTGGAGCCGCCGGCGGCGGGGCTGGGGATGATCTCGGCGCCCCACATGGCGAGCAGCTCGCGGCGTTCCTGCGAGGTGTTCTCGGGCATCACGCAGACCATGCGGTAGCCCTTGAGCTTGGCGGCCATGGCGAGCGAGATGCCGGTGTTGCCGGAGGTGGGCTCCAGGATGGTGCAGCCGGGGGTGAGCCGGCCGTCCTTCTCGGCCTGCTCGACCATGTGCAGGGCTGGGCGGTCCTTGACCGAGCCGGTGGGGTTTCGGTCCTCCAGCTTCGCCCAGATCCGTACGTCGGCGGACGGCGAGAGCCGCGGCAGGCGCACCAGGGGGGTGTTGCCTACCGCGGCGAGCGGCGAGTCGTAGCGCATGGGTGCCAGGGGCCGATCAGACCATGCCACCGGCGACGGCCGGCAGGATCGTCACGGTGTCGCCGTCGGCGAGCTTGGTGTTGATGCCGTCGAGGAAGCGGACGTCCTCGTCGTTGAGGTAGACGTTGATGAAGCGGCGCAGCTTGCCGTCGTCCACGATGCGGGCCTGGACTCCCGTGTGCCGGGTTTCGAGGTCGGCGAGAAGCTCGGCGAGGGTCTCCCCGGCACCGGGGACGGCCTTC
This genomic interval from Streptomyces sp. B21-083 contains the following:
- the rph gene encoding ribonuclease PH, with amino-acid sequence MSRIDGRTPEQLRPVTIERGWSKHAEGSVLVSFGDTKVFCTASVTEGVPRWRKGSGEGWVTAEYSMLPRATNTRGDRESVRGKIGGRTHEISRLIGRSLRAVIDYKALGENTIVLDCDVLQADGGTRTAAITGAYVALADAITWAQGKKLIRNNRQPLTGTVSAVSVGIVGGVPLLDLCYEEDVRAETDMNVVCTGDGRFVEVQGTAEAEPFARDELNSILDLAVAGCADLAALQRKALDTALER
- a CDS encoding PTS glucose/sucrose transporter subunit IIB, encoding MSTKAEKIVAGLGGLDNIEEVEGCITRLRCEVIDPALVNDAALKAAGAHGVVKMGTAIQVVIGTDADPIAADIEDMM
- a CDS encoding PTS transporter subunit EIIC encodes the protein MSTATATAVPSKKRGSGLFQGLQKVGRSLQLPIAVLPAAGLLLRLGQADSQERFHIPADVAKVFAGAGGALLDGSFGLPLLFCIGVAIGFAKKSDGSTALAAVVGFLTYYAVIHQYPIKDGHDGATYTGTGLGGGFWQKGTEAAQAATFENPGVLGGIILGLLTAVLWQRYHRKQLVDWLGFFNGRRLVPIITAALGTVLGVLVVVGWQPIGDVITNFGEWMTGLGSFGAALFGLINRALIPIGMHQFVNSVAWFQIGDFTNSAGTVFHGDLPRFFGGDPSAGMFMTGFFPIMMFGLPAAALAIAHSARPERRKAVLGMMMSMALTSFVTGVTEPIEFTFMFIAPVLYAIHAVLTAISMAVTWALGMHMGFSFSAGFIDVFINWGISTKPWLLIPVGLVFGAVYYFVFRFAITKFNLPTPGREPEEEVEDLTKA
- a CDS encoding MBL fold metallo-hydrolase, coding for MKLTVVGCSGSFPSAESACSSYLVEADGFRLLLDMGNGALGELQRHCGLYDLDAIFLSHLHADHCIDMCAYFVARYYRHDGGRCDPIPVYGPEGTEHRLTTAYADTPTASSMSEVFDFHTVKPSTFDIGPFTVHTERVRHPVEAYGIRIEHAGKSLTYSGDTGVSATLEQLARNTDLFLCEAAFTHGKENIPDLHLNGREAGQTAKRAGAHKLVLTHIPPWTDPQVNLADAREEFRGPVELATPRVTYEI
- a CDS encoding type II toxin-antitoxin system PemK/MazF family toxin; this encodes MDTSWWLALAAVVLLALVAALVDGWGRGHRPPRRGGRPPGRPGEPKGQRGRSARPRPAEIWWANVPFEDGPGGKDRPCLVLAVRGRRATVAKITSKYHDERPGVIPLPPGAVGDAQGRTSFLETDELRDLPVQEFRRRVGVVDPALWDQVRHLAS
- a CDS encoding PLP-dependent cysteine synthase family protein, coding for MRYDSPLAAVGNTPLVRLPRLSPSADVRIWAKLEDRNPTGSVKDRPALHMVEQAEKDGRLTPGCTILEPTSGNTGISLAMAAKLKGYRMVCVMPENTSQERRELLAMWGAEIIPSPAAGGSNTAVRVAKELAAEHPDWVMLYQYGNPDNAGAHYATTGPEILTDLPSITHFVAGLGTTGTLMGVGRYLREHKPDVKIVAAEPRYDDLVYGLRNLDEGFVPELYDASVLTTRFSVGSADAVTRTRELLQQEGIFAGVSTGAALHAAIGVGNKAVKAGESADIAFVVADGGWKYLSTGVYTAATTEEAIETLQGQLWA
- a CDS encoding MoaD/ThiS family protein — its product is MAIEVRIPTILRTYTDGEKAVPGAGETLAELLADLETRHTGVQARIVDDGKLRRFINVYLNDEDVRFLDGINTKLADGDTVTILPAVAGGMV